The following DNA comes from Salvelinus sp. IW2-2015 linkage group LG1, ASM291031v2, whole genome shotgun sequence.
caacccccacctgtggacgtcgggctctcataccaccctcatggagtctgtttctgaccgtttgagcagacacatgcacatttgtggcctgctggaggtcattttgcagggctctggcagtgctcctccttgcacaaaggcggaggtagcggtcctgctgctgggttgttgccctcctacggcctcctccacgtccctgatgtactggcctgtctcctggtagcgcctccatgctctgacactacgctgacagacacagcaaccttcttgccacagctcgcattgatgtgccatcctggatgagctgcactacctgagccactgtgtgggttgtagactccgtctcatgcaccCTCAGAGTGAACGCACcgccattcaaaagtgaccaaaacatcagccaggaagcataggaactgagaattggtctgtgtggtcaccactgcagaatcacCCTTATTGGggatgtcttgctaattgcctataatttccacctgttgtctattccatttgcacaacagcatgtgaaatttattgtcaatcagtgttgcttcctaagtggacagtttgatttcacagaagtgtgattgacttggacttacattgtgttgttttaagtgttccctttattttttgagcagtgNNNNNNNNNNNNNNNNNNNNNNNNNNNNNNNNNNNNNNNNNNNNNNNNNNNNNNNNNNNNNNNNNNNNNNNNNNNNNNNNNNNNNNNNNNNNNNNNNNNNNNNNNNNNNNNNNNNNNNNNNNNNNNNNNNNNNNNNNNNNNNNNNNNNNNNNNNNNNNNNNNNNNNNNNNNNNNNNNNNNNNNNNNNNNNNNNNNNNNNNNNNNNNNNNNNNNNNNNNNNNNNNNNNNNNNNNNNNNNNNNNNNNNNNNNNNNNNNNNNNNNNNNNNNNNNNNNNNNNNNNNNNNNNNNNNNNNNNNNNNNNNNNNNNNNNNNNNNNNNNNNNNNNNNNNNNNNNNNNNNNNNNNNNNNNNNNNNNNNNNNNNNNNNNNNNNNNNNNNNNNNNNNNNNNNNNNNNNNNNNNNNNNNNNNNNNNNNNNNNNNNNNNNNNNNNNNNNNNNNNNNNNNNNNNNNNNNNNNNNNNNNNNNNNNNNNNNNNNNNNNNNNNNNNNNNNNNNNNNNNNNNNNNNNNNNNNNNNNNNNNNNNNNNNNNNNNNNNNNNNNNNNNNNNNNNNNNNNNNNNNNNNNNNNNNNNNNNNNNNNNNNNNNNNNNNNNNNNNNNNNNNNNNNNNNNNNNNNNNNNNNNNNNNNNNNNNNNNNNNNNNNNNNNNNNNNNNNNNNNNNNNNNNNNNNNNNNNNNNNNNNNNNNNNNNNNNNNNNNNNNNNNNNNNNNNNNNNNNNNNNNNNNNNNNNNNNNNNNNNNNNNNNNNNNNNNNNNNNNNNNNNNNNNNNNNNNNNNNNNNNNNNNNNNNNNNNNNNNNNNNNNNNNNNNNNNNNNNNNNNNNNNNNNNNNNNNNNNNNNNNNNNNNNNNNNNNNNNNNNNNNNNNNNNNNNNNNNNNNNNNNNNNNNNNNNNNNNNNNNNNNNNNNNNNNNNNNNNNNNNNNNNNNNNNNNNNNNNNNNNNNNNNNNNNNNNNNNNNNNNNNNNNNNNNNNNNNNNNNNNNNNNNNNNNNNNNNNNNNNNNNNNNNNNNNNNNNNNNNNNNNNNNNNNNNNNNNNNNNNNNNNNNNNNNNNNNNNNNNNNNNNNNNNNNNNNNNNNNNNNNNNNNNNNNNNNNNNNNNNNNNNNNNNNNNNNNNNNNNNNNNNNNNNNNNNNNNNNNNNNNNNNNNNNNNNNNNNNNNNNNNNNNNNNNNNNNNNNNNNNNNNNNNNNNNNNNNNNNNNNNNNNNNNNNNNNNNNNNNNNNNNNNNNNNNNNNNNNNNNNNNNNNNNNNNNNNNNNNNNNNNNNNNNNNNNNNNNNNNNNNNNNNNNNNNNNNNNNNNNNNNNNNNNNNNNNNNNNNNNNNNNNNNNNNNNNNNNNNNNNNNNNNNNNNNNNNNNNNNNNNNNNNNNNNNNNNNNNNNNNNNNNNNNNNNNNNNNNNNNNNNNNNNNNNNNNNNNNNNNNNNNNNNNNNNNNNNNNNNNNNNNNNNNNNNNNNNNNNNNNNNNNNNNNNNNNNNNNNNNNNNNNNNNNNNNNNNNNNNNNNNNNNNNNNNNNNNNNNNNNNNNNNNNNNNNNNNNNNNNNNNNNNNNNNNNNNNNNNNNNNNNNNNNNNNNNNNNNNNNNNNNNNNNNNNNNNNNNNNNNNNNNNNNNNNNNNNNNNNNNNNNNNNNNNNNNNNNNNNNNNNNNNNNNNNNNNNNNNNNNNNNNNNNNNNNNNNNNNNNNNNNNNNNNNNNNNNNNNNNNNNNNNNNNNNNNNNNNNNNNNNNNNNNNNNNNNNNNNNNNNNNNNNNNNNNNNNNNNNNNNNNNNNNNNNNNNNNNNNNNNNNNNNNNNNNNNNNNNNNNNNNNNNNNNNNNNNNNNNNNNNNNNNNNNNNNNNNNNNNNNNNNNNNNNNNNNNNNNNNNNNNNNNNNNNNNNNNNNNNNNNNNNNNNNNNNNNNNNNNNNNNNNNNNNNNNNNNNNNNNNNNNNNNNNNNNNNNNNNNNNNNNNNNNNNNNNNNNNNNNNNNNNNNNNNNNGtgtatattcaccccacccagtattgttaTCACAACTTAACAGAacgcatgtagtccttggctcagacagtgtagtagtgtgggctcaatagcatctcattagtgtgcaagatcttgatcTTGAgcgcacatgtgatggaagaatgcactgtgtgtgccgagggttgcaattccattgaattggatagtttaaccaaaatatgccataagacctagaattgccttatgtgtRTMTCACAAAAAAGGTTCAATGTTATAAGCTAACATtttatgaatttaagcaaaattcatGGAAAATATCTGAAATTCccgaaatttaccggaaagtttccaaccctttgcaaccctagcccTGATGGCTAGTCTACTAGGMTGAGAATGCCCTGTCTACTAGGATGAGAATAACCCTGATGGCTAGTCTACTAGGATGAGAATAACCCTGATGGCTAGTCTACTAGGAATAGAATGCCCTGTCTACTTGGATGAGAATAACCCAGATGGCTAGTCTACTAGGATGATAATGCATCATGGTTCTCTGGCTGTGCCTCAAGCCTAGTTGAACAGGAAATACAGGCACCAAAAGTTAATAATTTAACATCATGGTGCTAGTCTTTTAAATTAATTGACACAGCTTGTGGAGAACTACGCTAAGGTGTATATATTGAGTGTTTTTTGAATGGTGCACCTTATTAAACTAACTCTAATCCAACTAGCTCCAGCTAACTATGGAGCCCTCCGACCAACAGACAGGCCCAGACTCTGGCTCTCAGGAGGTCAACCCTGTGTACCTACAGCAGCTTCGAGAGCTGGACATCCCAGAGGAGGCTGCCAAGCAGGTGGGTTAATTTACTGTATACAGGTTCTCTTGCACTTCCTGAGATATGATCTGCAGTATATTATGTCAATTTTATCTTGGTTCTGCATTTAGATTTTCTAAtgcaatatttatatttatttatatttatctaCTTACTAAGGCATCCATAATGACTGTAAAGAGTACCATAGAGTACTTTACTAAAGAGTACTTTACTGGAGCAATACCATAATCATATGTGTTATGTGATTGACATGTCTAATCCATCCAACACAATTTTCTGACATTTTCTATGTTTCTACCTCCCGCAGGCACTCTTGCACACCCGAAATGTGTCTGCTGAGGAGGCTGCCATGTACTACTTCAACAAGCTGGAGAATGAGGTACCCATAAGATAGCCTTAGTCCGCACAGGTACACTTTGGTACATTACCTCTCCTGTATTGTGTCTGAGCCcaccctgactctctctctctctctctctctctctctctctcgtcccttcaGGAAGAAGGAGACGACGACCTCATGTTCAAGATGGTGTTTGTGGTGAACATGGACCTGGCCATGGGTGTGGGAAAGGTCAGTTTGAAGACAGGGGTTGGAATGTGTTTTGATTTTATTTGCCAGTTTAAGAAAACCAATGCATGCATTGTAAACGCGTGACAGGAATATCACAAAGTCAGACTTATTGCCATTGTGGTCCCTGAATTACATGGTGCAAAAACATTACATAGCTAGATATGATAGATGTTGTTTGGCTAGTATGCTTGTTGTGGTGTAGTTTGTTCCAACCAGAAGCACAATGGCCCAGTTTGCCCCTGTTGTTTTTAAATGAGAATCACACCTCACACTCAAAGCTAATAcattaaactttaaaaaaaagaaaaactctgaaagtgtttggtgtgtgtgttgcgtagGTGGCTGCGCAGGTGGGCCATGCGGCCGTAGGGCTTTACCAGGCCCTGCAGGAGAAGAACAGCTGGAGGGAGATGGCCTGGAAGTGGGACCATGGCGGGTAAGGAACTGACTGGACTGGACCATTTTTTTCATGAGGACTTTACTGGAGCAATACCATAATCATATGTGTTACTTGAGACTCCATACTGCCGAACAAATTGGATCTGATCAGGTTAAGAACGCCAGACACTTTTATAACGCCATGACGACAGCTGGTAATGGCAATACCACTATCTGGCTGTTCTATGTGCCGGTTCAACCTGCTGTCGATGTTTGCCACAGCAggatatctgtgtgtttgtggtgtgcagGGCGAAGAAGGTGGTGTTGCAGGGGACCAACATGGCTCACCTTTTGGAGCTGCAGGCCCTGGCAATGAGCCTTAGTCTGCCCACGTATCTGGTCCAGGACGCCGGACGCACCCAGGTGAGACGTGCGGCTACACGGCAGCGGTTTCAGGACCTAGTTACAGACCCAATGCGCCACTATTACGGCTCTATGGTAGCACTGCTGCACCTGCTTACAGGCACACAGCCCCACCATGACTGTTTCGTAGTTATAGTAGCTCCTGCTTACAGACACATGCACCAGCATTGGGGCTCCACAGCAGCACCTGCTGTGTTACGTGGAAGCCATTTAGTTTCCACGTAACACTATAGTGTCTGCTTTCAGGGGTACGCCCAGCCATTATGATAAGTATTGAGTTTGAACGTAGTATACCCATCTGGTTTGAGGAGTTGGCGAgataactttggtcaactctgagttcaacttggGACAGCCGGTACCACAAAAGAGGCTCACCGTATAGCCRGGYAAATGTATATGGCAACGAAtgcttcagaactaacctgctctggGGCAAGCTAACTAGGGGCTAACTCCGTTTATGAAGTGTCTGAGACGTgtgttgaggaccaatgaaatcagattcgtTCCCTCTTGCGAACATTGCGTCATCAAAGGTGACAGATTAAATATTTAATTAATCAAATtgtttgtgtgtaaaaaaaaaaactaaaatacctatcacattacaTATTTTGTAATGACAGCGTGCATTTGAAAGTTCCCGTTTTGTATGACATTATACAATTGTTTTATCCATAGGAGTGGGGGAAAAGGTGCTGTGTATATTGAAGCACATGAGACGGCCTTAACGAtacctaataaaataaaacacttatAATAGCCTATTTCAAATCATAGCCTGCTAAATGTGCAATAACTTTTTTTGTAACCAAGATTTTTAATTTAACTTTTGGTATTATAAAATGGGATTAGACGGGGGTACATAAATATTACAATGAGTTTGAGAAAATAAGAGTGCCTTCAAAGTTTTCATACCCYttgacgtattccacattttgttacagcctgaattcaaaatatttatatttattttctcacccatctacacacaattccccacaatgacaaattgaaaacatgtttttRgaaatgtttgcaaatttattgaaaaggaaatgcagaaatatctcatttacacccatgagtcaatacatgttagaatcaactttggcagcgattatagctgtgagtctttcccaGAAAGTCTCAAAGCTTTTAAcacctggattttacaatatttgtacattattatttttaaagYtcttcaagctctgtcaagttggttgttgatcattgctagacagccattttcatgtcttgccatagatttttaagtcaaaactaactaggccactcaggaacattcaatgttgtcttggtaagcaactccagtgtatatttggccttgagttttaggttattgtcctgctgaaagatgaatttgtctcccagtggctgttggaaagcagacaaccaggttttcctctaggattttgcctgtgcttagctcgatTCAGGTtatttttatccccccccccaaaaaaaactctCCAAcgagcatactcataacatgatgcagccaccaccatgcttgaaaatatgaagtgttaCTCCGTGTTGTGTTGRATTTGCCTGAAACAGASCCTTGTTTTccggacataaagttaatttcttgccCACGTTTTTTGCAATTTTAATTTaataccttattgcaaacaggatgcatgttttggagaagaaaaaattCTGTTCAGTATTCCCTCTTTTCACTTTCGTCGTTTagatagtattgtggagtaactacaatgttgttgatctattctcagttttctcctatcacagccattaaacagccttcctctccagcaacttgAGTTAGGAAgaggacgcctgtatatttgtagtgaaaGTGTAATAAGTTTAATAACTTCAcgctgctcaaagggatattcaatgtctgcttttttttttattttgacccatctacattggaaacctccctggtcttcatggttgaatctgtttgaaattcactgctcgacggaggaccttacaattatctgtatgtgtggggtacagagatgaggtagtcattcaaattgttaaacactattgcgcacagtgagtccatgcaattacgtgacttgttaagcacatttttactcctgaactttatttaggcttgccgtaacaaaggggttgaatacttaccgattcatttcagcttttcatttgtaaaaatgtctaaacataattccactttgtcatcaaattttattggtcacatacacgtgtttagcagatgttattgtggctgtaacgaaatgcttgtgtttctagctctgacaATGTAGTGATATCTTAACAAGTAATggctaacaatttcacaacatacaccgactacacacaaatctaagtaaaggaatggaattaagaatatataaatatatggacgagcaatatcagagcggcatagactaagatggaatagaataaagtatatacatatgagatgagtaatgctaaatatgtaaacattataaatggcctgtgatttcaagtctatgtatatgggcagcagcctctgtgctagtgatgccaatttaacagtctgatgtccttgagatagaagctgtttttcagtctctcggtcccagctttgatgcatctgtactgacctcgccttctggatgatagaggggtgaacaggcagtggctcgggtgattgttgtccttgatatttttggccttcctgtgacatggggttgctgtaggtgtcctggagggcaggtagtttgccaccggtgatgcgttgggcagacccaccaccctctgtagagccctgcggttgctggcggtgcagttgccattccaggtggtgatacagcctgacaggatgctctcaatgtgcaTCTGTACAGAAGTTGTGGGTTTTGGGTGGCCacgtcaaatttcttcagcctcctgagttgagagaggcgctgttgcgccttcttcaccacactgtctgtgtggtggaccattttcagtttgtcagtgacgtgtacgccgaggaacttgaagctttccaccttctccactgcggtcccatcgatgtggatagggggggctgcccccccccccttaggcCCCCTTTGCTGtttccctgaagtccacgatcatttgttttgttgacgttgagtgaggttattttcctggcatcacactccctgagccctcacctcctccatgtaggttgtctcattgttggtgatcaagcctaccgctgtagtgtcgtctgcaaacttgatgattgagttggaggcgtgcttggctacgcagtcattggtgaacagggagtacaggagggggctgagcacgcacccttctgggggccccagtgttgaggatcagcaaagtggaggtggtgttttctaccttcaccacatgggggtggccagtcaggaagtccaggacccagttagaCACAGggcggagttcagacccagggcctcgagcttaatgatgagcttggagggtactacggtgttaaatgctgagctgtagtcagtgaacagcattcttacataggtattcctcttgtcaagatgggatagggaagtgcaatggcgattggatcgtctgtggctctattggggcggtaaggaaATTGAAATGTCTAgagtgacaggtaaggtagaggtgatatgatccgtgactagtctctcaaagcacttcatgatgacagaagtgagtgctatggggcgatagtcatttagttcagttacctttgctttcttgggtaaaggaacaatggtggccatcttgaagcatgtggggacagcagactgggatagggagtgattgaatatgtctgtaaacacaccagccagctggtctgcgcatgctctgaggacgcagctagggatggcgtctgggccggcagccttgccagggctaacacgcttaaatgtcttactcacgtcggccacggcaAAGGAGAGCCAac
Coding sequences within:
- the LOC111962071 gene encoding probable peptidyl-tRNA hydrolase 2: MEPSDQQTGPDSGSQEVNPVYLQQLRELDIPEEAAKQALLHTRNVSAEEAAMYYFNKLENEEEGDDDLMFKMVFVVNMDLAMGVGKVAAQVGHAAVGLYQALQEKNSWREMAWKWDHGGAKKVVLQGTNMAHLLELQALAMSLSLPTYLVQDAGRTQVEAGSRTILAIVGEEDMVNNVTGSLKLL